One segment of Osmerus mordax isolate fOsmMor3 chromosome 28, fOsmMor3.pri, whole genome shotgun sequence DNA contains the following:
- the LOC136938181 gene encoding arrestin domain-containing protein 3-like yields the protein MVWGLCCASGPVEMTVHLDRKGFVPGETIKITCEFSNSSSRSATPNATLVQNQKYSALDKSVKIECKTLDSVTGEPVKSGTLQAYSEMTLTVPDTSLSISNCSIIDVNYDVLVTLSPRRSWKIVVIFPIVLCDIPVSAPARQ from the exons ATGGTGTGGGGTCTGTGTTGTGCCTCTGGGCCTGTCGAAATGACCGTGCACCTGGACAGGAAGGGTTTCGTCCCAG GGGAAACCATTAAAATCACGTGCGAGTTCAGCAACTCTTCATCAAGGAGTGCCACTCCGAATGCAACTCTCGTGCAGAACCAGAAGTATTCCGCTTTGGATAAATCCGTAAAGATAGAGTGCAAGACCCTGGATTCAGTAACAGGAGAGCCTGTGAAGAGTGGGACCCTGCAGGCCTACAGTGAAATGACGCTGACCGTCCCTgacacatctctctccatctccaactGTTCCATCATCGATGTGAACTACGATGTGCTT GTGACTCTGTCTCCACGCCGGTCCTGGAAAATCGTGGTGATCTTCCCCATTGTGCTGTGTGATATTCCTGTTTCTGCACCAGCACGTCAATAA